The nucleotide window AGGTTACATGAAAAAGCTAGTTTCCTGGAAAATTTGTACCCTTATAATTAAGAAACAGAATTAGTTTAGGAATGTGTACACTTTCAGAGCTGCCTGTCTTCtgacataattcaaataaaaccattttattcAAACTTTGATATAGGACTTCATATTGTTCCCAGTACATCAGGGACAAATTTTACTTGTGAGAAAAGCTTTTCTTTCTTGAGAGAAATGTTCAACACTTCAGGTCTTTTATGCATAGTAGAGTCAGatctaaacaaaatttcatacaaaaaaaaatcaaagattttgCAAATTTAATGAcccataataatatattgaaattgataaaaaatgtaattcaaaCAATTGTGAACTAAGGTATTAAATATCTGAAAATCCGCCTCTGCACTCACATAAAAGAAAGTATTTTCGAACTATTGAAAGATAACAATAATGGGAAACAATGACTTAAATCAGCACTCTTTGAGAAGTAATTTATACATTGATTATACAACAAACTTCAGATGCACCACAAGACAGGTAATGAAGGTATGTATGAGATAACTTACCTTTTTTCCATGTCCATAAAACACCCAACAACAAATTTCACTTGTACTGATAACATCTTTCAAGAATAGAACCCTATTACTGTACCACAAACTAAGTTTATCAaatagttcaatattttttaataaattatcatcAGAAGCAGTGGtataagaatatttattgttatgtctgtttattaataatttaatagccGGTTTTGTAGTGGAACTTATTAAACTTTCTTCTTCCTTTTGAGACGTAATTAAAGGTACTCTACATGTAGGTTCTAGTTCTCCTCTCTCTTTTTTAGCTAATGCTTTGTTGCAAGATTCAGCTAGTTCAGCTATACAATAATACTTGGCTTCGGCTAGGAGCTCTACTATATCTTTTGTTGATTCTGGAAGGGTAACACTTCCATCTCTCAAAAAGTTTAGGATAGTACCAAAATGTTTACCACATCGATCAATGAGAATCCAACCTAAAACAAttcttaataaattaataagcAATACTTGATCAAATTCTcaagaatttgattttataaactTACCATCAGAATCAGATAATACCTCCATTCGACCACTGAACATTGCCCTAAGCATTGTATCGTGTTTTGTTAAAGTACCGATAGTAGTGTAATGGAGACAACCCCCTACGTTGAGCTTAACGTATTGAGAAGGATTACCCTTGATAGTTGTTTTTCCAGACATAGTATCAATTTCAGAATTAAGCATTCAGATGGATTTAATGAGACTTTTTTAATTGCCTTATTTAGGaatctattcaaaatgaatTAACACGTATTCACCTTATAAGGGTTAtcgattaatatatttaattttttgaaacttgagtaaacattttgaaacactattcacattttgttaatttctaaGTTGTCGAgatttttcaacatttcgtCAAAGCAATACACATAATATTTTAACCAATTGCAAACTAGTATATTGATCTTAAGGATgacaatatattgaaatgatgAGTGAATATCTATAGAGAATTTATGACAGcttctaatataatattttgacatgtgTGCTATAAACATAgatttaatattaaagatagagagagcCTCACgtaattaaaattgtatttttagaagAAAGAGAATGAGCATCGATTTACCCATATATATAGTCATAATCATAGTAAAACTAGACTATGATTTCTATAGTGAAAAGTTGTgccaattttagaaagaaacaACCTCTGGTCTAACGTAAAGCTATATTTGTTCCACTGTGTAGTCATTGGTAAAACAAAATAAGAGATAGAAATATAACAGTGGATAGAGTTCGATACCAGAAATTAAAAGGAATACTTGACAGATATAACGATACTACAACTTTCTTTGTATCTTGTTCCAACATAACACTTTCCTATTGAGAGAGTCTAATATTACTTTGTCTATGGAAATAGTAGTATTGACAGTCTCTCCTCCTGCTATTGATCCAATCACAATAGAgtagaaagagaaagagagtgATATACCGATGTCTTATAAAGGCAATTCGGGTCCAGTTAAACAAACGAAACAGTAAATTTAGACCATCCTAGTGCCGTAACGTCACTTTCCTATTTTTCTCTAAAGGTTATATTGGTGCTTAGTTCTACTtccattatttgaataatttcgaaagtgaaaatatgaatggataaaattttttccgAATTTATTAATTGTTCCCATTTagatacataaatatttgtcCTTTTGAATCTGAACATTTAAACTAACAGTTTATTCtctgattttttaattattcctaTTTGTGTTAATATTCGTAAATGagtatttttactttattttagtagtaaatattatttttttaatacaattttaaatgaaaaatatgccTCTGCTCtttaaatgagaaaatatatctattaatTTAAAAGTTACACTTTACAGACATACGTGATTGCAGGTAAAGGAATAAAGAAACTAACAACTACAACTACACATAGTAATAAAAGtcaacaaattcaaataaaagtaaGAAAGAGTAACTTTATTTGTATCACATTCTAATGTTGGAACACGAATTTCGTCGGACGAGCAGTCTACAATTCTATGTCTACGATTGGTAAGTTTTTCTGTCAAGTGTCAAACTTGAAATTAAgtcaataattaatttcttattttttccacttAAACAAGCTAGACAGTAGAGTctgcagaaaaataaaatttaaaatatgtaagtTTTGGAATTCTAATGGAAAGCAGATTGTCGCCCTCTATCGTTCATTTCATCATATGGATGGTATTATGTTTTAATGTCAGAAGAAAAGTAAATCAGAgaattgagaattttttatttgtattttttcttctaatcaaTGCATTCtttctttgtatatttataactaAACTTCATTAATATCGTAAAAAAGAACTTAGGGTATCTTAGTATGAATTTAAGGGATTTTGAAATATGCTTGGGGGAAAAGTTGGCATCACTAATTCATACTGCATTTTCAATCTATGATTGTCAACAGTACGGTTGAAAAGGCTTTTCAAGTAAAATGTTTAATGAAAATGAATCTTTATTACTAGAGAATATTGAGGATGTGTGTAGAACATGtcttaataaaaatgtatcattAAATCTATTTGGAAGTTTTTATAAAGATAAAGTATACAGTGATTTATTAACtatgttttcattattgaaagTAAGTTGAACACTTCAACTATTTTAGGTGTATATCAAAGTAATTTTAGGTACAATCAACAGACAACTTACCAAAAAATATATGCACGATATGTGCAGATCtacttataaaaattcattcatttaagGATAAAATTGAACAGTCGCAAATTATATTAAACAGGTgtttaactgaaataaaaaacattggTCCACAATCTGCTGATGATTTTGATGAAAGTTTCAATTCAAACGTGGATAGTGATGTTTCAGATtgtaaaaatcaacaaatagaAGAAGgttcaacaaaaaatttcacttgcTCCTTCTGtagtttaaagtttttttcatatacagCTTACATTGCACATAGAAAAAGTGAAGCGgatttgagaagaaaaaaacaagCATGTAGTGTCTGTAATAAACTAATCAGTACATATAAACTTAAAGATCACATGAATTCTCATACAAAAGAAAGACCATATGAGTGTGAAATATGTGGTGAGAAATTCAGGTTTAGATCAAGTCTATCTAGACATAATTTTCGACATAAGGATAAAAAACCCCATGTTTGTCACATTTGTGGAAGGGGTTTTATCCAAGCACCCACACTTACAGATCACATCAGAACACACTTAGGTCAGAAATCTTGTATTTGTTGTGTTTGTGGTAAAAGTTTTATAACCAAACACGCTTTAGGAAATCACATGACTTTACACAAAATTGGTAATAACGAAATTGATTTAAGTAGTAATTCAATCTGTAAAGAATGTAACAAAACATTTACATCTCCACAAGCCCTTAAACAACACATGCACACTCattgtgacaaaaaatttttgtgtagTAATTGTGGAAAGAAATTCTCCACTAAAACATTGTTAGATTCTCATTTTAAGATTCACACTGGTGTCAAACCATACATTTGCCCAATTTGTGAAAAAGCATTTTCCCAGAAAAATAGTCTTGCTAAACATAGTCGTATGCATACTGGAGAAAAACCTATTGTGtgtattatttgtaataaaaggTTTTCTCAACAAAGTCATCTGACGTACCACATGCGACAACATAGTGGAGAACGACCctataattgtaaattttgtgataaaaccTTTAATCACTCTGGTTCCTTAAAAATCCATACCAGGTTacacacaggagaaaagcctTACACATGTAATATTTGCTCAAAAGGTTTTTATGATAGTAGCAGtatgaaaaaacataaaaaaggaCATGATGAAAATAGAACACAACTTGCTGTTCTAGTCACAGTTggataacaatttttatataagttatttaaaaaatatttcattacaacAATGTTAATAATGAGGAGTTCatcaatcattttttccatttctctatATAGAGGTTGAGAAATTTCAGTTTAATTGTAGCTTTACACCATTGCATATTAGACTCTAGACATAATAATTTGCTTGAAGTGAAAGAATCATTTCTGTACTAGGTTTTAATATCAGAGCATTGATTCCTAACCTGGGggtaaaacttttatttcagaAGGGCAACAATTGTTCTTATCTTTAATAAAGCCTACCTACGTATTTGTATATTGTTTCATTTCATCGTTGGGAGGAAGGGTAAATCAGTGACCATAGTTAAGTCATAAGCGTAACATACCTAAAAAGGTTAAGAATCACCACTTGGTGTTAATATCTCTTGATGTTAATAATGGTTAACATTAAGtagtatacagggtgaaataaatataactaacattttgaaacgattaaaaaaattttaaaactgtattgaataaaaaataatgaaaattgtaataaactaCAAATTATGTCATATGTCATATAGAGGGGTACATCACCCGCGAATTGCGTTTGAAATGTATTCTTATTTGATGGTGATTACCATGTTCAGTATATAATCTTAATTCAGTTGTCTAACGTCAATGAACGGAATCCGGATTAATTTTCGatcattcagatcatgatcagTCAGCTCAATCATAATTCCTGAAAACCCCTATGTGTCAAAATCAAATAGGTTAAATTACATCACTGAATTGAAGTTACTTTAATCAAAAATACAACCTTAAAATGGCTTCACAAGCCGTAAGGAAAAGTATTAAAGAAGTTAAACCAATTTTGTCTTTAAATCGTGAGGAAGCACGAAAAAGGGtattgaatttgtacaaagctTGGTACAGACAACTGCCTTATATTGgtatgtaatttttcaaattttattgaatttgtttaAGCGATTGCctttttcagttaaaaattaCGATATTCCCAGAACAGTCGAACAATGTAAAACCAAATTACGAGAAGAATTTActaaatttgatgaaataaaagacGTTAGATTGATTGATATGTTGGTTATAAAggtatcatttttattttttatttatacatactaGCTAAAACTTAATGGTTTTGTAATGACGTTATAGGGCCAAATGGAACTAAAGGAAGTGGTTAATGTTTGGAAACAAAAATCACACATAATGGCATACTTTAAAGATACAATAGAGCCAAAACCTAAAGATTTTTTATCCAAGTTTCTGAATGGTAAAGAATAGCTTCCGAACTGCATTATGTAGCttctgttttgtaaatattagtctattgaataaaacaaaaaagtacaGAGTACAGTTAGTACTGATATTCTTATTTCATAGcccaaaaattatgtttttaagaGCTTAATTAAGAAAGACAAAAAACTTATTGCAAGCTTTTATTTTACTCAACTCTTTcagattattaattataatagaTTGGTTTatgatgaattaaaataattgttaaaaaagaaaatataatttacatgaaatttatttaaagattctttatttttttagtataaagaTTGTTCATATGTATCTTTTAATGTTTATGCTGATAATGTGATGTTGAgcaagaaacagaagaaagcTTGAAGAAATCACAAAACAACTAATAGCAGCAAAGAGATAGGCCTACACTTCAATAAtgataaaacaaagtttatggaaataaaaaataaatgtagaagCAAGACAAAAAACCATTTCAAAGTACATAAAAACAATGGGACATTAATAGAATTCaaggaaatagaaaatttcatgtatttgtGTGTACTACtagataaaaaatgtcaagaaGAAGGAAATTGAACTTAAATTGCCAAAAGTAACAGTTGCCGTGTGTGTGTCTTGGAAgatattaatatcaaaagagATATCCAGAACCACAAAAGTTCGAATTTGTAAGACAATTTTGAGGTCCAACCTGACATACACCTGTAAAACCTAGATAATGACATATAAAACTAaacataaattagaaatttgGGAGAGAAAAATACTAAGTATTTTTGTAAGAAAGCAGACAGAGCTAGGATAGGGAAAAGATCAAACCAGGATATTttacacacttttcaatgaGTCACCAATCAGCACGTTTATAAAGACAATGACTAGGTCACTTAGAAAGAATGGACAAAGACTGACCCTTGAAATGAGCTACATGGAAGTTACCAGAGTAAAAGAGGTAGACCAAAAAACAGTGGAAGGAAGTAGTGGAAGATCTTAAAAGGAAAAACATCCAAAACTGGACAGAAAAAGCAAGGGACTGAAAGGAGTGGAGAGAAATTACAATGCTATGGATCTAAATGTTCTGCATCTGCATCTTTTAATGTTAAtctttgtttcataatttttcttatgaaaatcgacaatattttgtaaaatatataatttttattattgaaaaaatagtaaacctaTAAATCATCATCTCCTTTTAAGAAACTAAAAtaagttatttcaaaataatatcaagaaataaagtttatttaattccttaatagttgataattttgtttttattgaagtttCTAATTTTGATTAATCTTATTTCTAGTAAATGTTGTAATAAGATCCAGTGCTACTTCAGGTTGATCTCCAGGTACCATATGTCCTGCATTTCTAACAACAATTTCAGTTAGATTTCCTGCTTGTTTGATATATCCTGCTAATTCGTTCCCAACGTACCATTTACGCCTAACAGCCGTTTTGTATTCTTCAGCAGCATCAAAGTCCAAatgtttcaaaaagttttcagtCAGAGGATAAGCGACTATAATATCTAATTGACCATTATAAAAAAGAACTCTTATATTACTAAGCAATTCTGAAATCCAAGGAGCTACAGACTGCATTAAATCTTCTACCAAATGTTGTTCAACTTCCACACCATCATGGTAAATCAAATCTCCAACATGAATTGCTTTACGTACATCTGAAGTTTGAAGGAATTCAGTGTAACTCATATCCACATCGTTATTCTCAGGATTCTCATTGTACAAATAATTGAAGTAGTGGTTGTAGCCCGTTAAATTCTTGAAAAGAGTATTTCCTCCATTCAGATCTCCATTTAACAGATCATCAAATAGTAGGAAAGCTTTGTTGAAGTCTTTATTGCGTATGGCTGTTATtactgaaagaaaaattataataaataataagaacaGTATAGTTTGACTGTATTTTATGTTTGCTGTTGTGATGTGCTAAgatttattgatttgatttaattatatgagtttattttatttttacacacTTTGAACTGCtttaacttttttcttctttcgtattttttttgCATGAATGAAGGTTTCATCTGTTTTATAGACCATGTTTAAACTAAGGGCCCAATAAGGATTTAGTGCATCCTCCTTGAAGAGGTGGTTAAAATGCTGTTTATATTCGAACGACTTAATAgccgaaattcgaaaaaaactgacAGTATTCGTTTAAGATCTACTTTCACACTTTATGGAAGGAGAAAGGGCAGATTAAACAGCAGTTAGACATGTGTGTCCTCCATCAaccatatttgttttcatttgtgaCAGCTATTTGAAAAGGCCTATTTTGTGCTCATAACTagtgttgccacaatttaaaagctgaatgtaaaaattgaactagaaaatgtactagattgtaccaacttcaaacaaatttaataaaattatagaaagatgtataaacataagtttaaattaaattttttccaaaaatgttatagattgtgtcaattattattttaaggatgaaaaatttagataaagtttaccgataaaattagcaatgcagtacaaaaatctcacgatctaaatataaatcaacttggctctgttttttaattattgttacaatctagtaaaatttctagtttattttattaaacgaaaatataaaataactctATATTTGCGAACGCtgggaaaatgtattagaaaaaaggaaaaatgtactagcgtataaaatacactaaaatgtactaaaattgtacaattgtactagctctggcaacactgctcataacctcacaaaatttagaattttttaaagttgGCAAACTCttagtttgattttaatttaaatttactattaattttcTGCTTGAATTGCAAGCAGGATTTCAGTGTCTTTCAActtgtaatttaatttgttagtttaatggtaatttttaattttggccGCATAAACCAAGCTTCACAGACAAAttaagtttcaataaaaaaagtatataaagtatatataaatatagtcTTGGGGATATATCTATTAACAACATTAATCAATCATCTTAGTAAAATTCTTAGACTTACAATCGTTTTCAAGATTTTCAATCTGCTCTTTCCCTGACGTATCTACCAGTCCAATTTGATACAGATATTCACCATATTTCATCTGATTCTCAGGATCACATAATCCGTTTCCAATAGCCATACCTTTCAAGTTTATCTTAAAATCAGCAGTTGGGTTCTTTTTAAGAATAGTGTAAGAAGCTGCTGGAACATATTTACCTCCATACGACTCACCAGTTACGAAGAATTCGTTAGTTTGTAACTCAGGAAAAAGGGTAAAAAACTGTTTCAATGCTTCATAAAGATCTTCACCAACTTTCGTTTCGTTCTGAGCAAAACCATTAACTGTAAAGCTGTAACCTGTTTGTACTGGATTGTCGATGTATATAACTGAGTGGGTGTTTGTCCAAGAGTAAGGATTTAACTCCAGCTCTGATTTCATCAAAAATGGCCCGTTTTCTTTAAATACAGCGTACAACGATGAAGCACCTGGACCTCCTTGTAACCAAAGTAGCACAGGGGCATTTTCATAATCTTCTTTAGCTGGGAAGAACCAAAAGAACAagtttgaatcaaaatttttatctactgTGAAATATCCTGAGtaactttttacatttttaaaaatatcagatgGTACTTCAGCTAGACTTCTCGCTTCTGCTATCTGGTTATTTTCAATTAGTGGTGTTAGGAATAAAGGATTTCCAGAATTGTTGTCTTCATATTTTAATTCTTTAGCTTCAATATTCACTAAATTCAAGTTAGTAAGgtataaaaaaagcaaaactaTTGATACAATTGATGAATACATGGTTATGAATTATCGAACTGATCGAAATAAAGGAGAACTTGAGTTGAAATGAAGTGTGTTGGATTTTGagataataattgataatcaGTTTAAggatattcaaattttaaaatttgtagatAATATAGTAGTAACATGTATAGTGACGTAGTTGAATTTTGATCTTTTAAAGCATGTACAAAGTACCCTAATTTagattatattattaagaaataaagtTTCTTCTAAttcagaattgaaaaaaaatattcaaccatCTTTAAGTTATCATCATCTGAGATAAAAAggataaaattatgttttaatcattataaaaaattcgtttctattatattttcaaacgaATTAATTGATATTAGGTCTAcaagatttaatcaatatttttatcagtcGATTTAAGTACATTACAACTGAAAGGATGgcattttatttatacacagaaaaaactagaaaaattaaGATAACTACGCATTAATCAATCACTgaatttggttttttattgggatcaaacaaataaactttcaaaaaaaggtaacgactcttttatatcaactttAAAGACTGTTGAATATGCTTGGAATCCCCCT belongs to Diorhabda carinulata isolate Delta chromosome X, icDioCari1.1, whole genome shotgun sequence and includes:
- the LOC130901341 gene encoding venom serine carboxypeptidase-like, which codes for MYSSIVSIVLLFLYLTNLNLVNIEAKELKYEDNNSGNPLFLTPLIENNQIAEARSLAEVPSDIFKNVKSYSGYFTVDKNFDSNLFFWFFPAKEDYENAPVLLWLQGGPGASSLYAVFKENGPFLMKSELELNPYSWTNTHSVIYIDNPVQTGYSFTVNGFAQNETKVGEDLYEALKQFFTLFPELQTNEFFVTGESYGGKYVPAASYTILKKNPTADFKINLKGMAIGNGLCDPENQMKYGEYLYQIGLVDTSGKEQIENLENDLITAIRNKDFNKAFLLFDDLLNGDLNGGNTLFKNLTGYNHYFNYLYNENPENNDVDMSYTEFLQTSDVRKAIHVGDLIYHDGVEVEQHLVEDLMQSVAPWISELLSNIRVLFYNGQLDIIVAYPLTENFLKHLDFDAAEEYKTAVRRKWYVGNELAGYIKQAGNLTEIVVRNAGHMVPGDQPEVALDLITTFTRNKINQN
- the LOC130900995 gene encoding zinc finger protein OZF-like; this encodes MFNENESLLLENIEDVCRTCLNKNVSLNLFGSFYKDKVYSDLLTMFSLLKVQSTDNLPKNICTICADLLIKIHSFKDKIEQSQIILNRCLTEIKNIGPQSADDFDESFNSNVDSDVSDCKNQQIEEGSTKNFTCSFCSLKFFSYTAYIAHRKSEADLRRKKQACSVCNKLISTYKLKDHMNSHTKERPYECEICGEKFRFRSSLSRHNFRHKDKKPHVCHICGRGFIQAPTLTDHIRTHLGQKSCICCVCGKSFITKHALGNHMTLHKIGNNEIDLSSNSICKECNKTFTSPQALKQHMHTHCDKKFLCSNCGKKFSTKTLLDSHFKIHTGVKPYICPICEKAFSQKNSLAKHSRMHTGEKPIVCIICNKRFSQQSHLTYHMRQHSGERPYNCKFCDKTFNHSGSLKIHTRLHTGEKPYTCNICSKGFYDSSSMKKHKKGHDENRTQLAVLVTVG
- the LOC130901343 gene encoding NADH dehydrogenase [ubiquinone] 1 alpha subcomplex subunit 6, with the protein product MASQAVRKSIKEVKPILSLNREEARKRVLNLYKAWYRQLPYIVKNYDIPRTVEQCKTKLREEFTKFDEIKDVRLIDMLVIKGQMELKEVVNVWKQKSHIMAYFKDTIEPKPKDFLSKFLNGKE
- the LOC130901145 gene encoding BTB/POZ domain-containing adapter for CUL3-mediated RhoA degradation protein 3; amino-acid sequence: MLNSEIDTMSGKTTIKGNPSQYVKLNVGGCLHYTTIGTLTKHDTMLRAMFSGRMEVLSDSDGWILIDRCGKHFGTILNFLRDGSVTLPESTKDIVELLAEAKYYCIAELAESCNKALAKKERGELEPTCRVPLITSQKEEESLISSTTKPAIKLLINRHNNKYSYTTASDDNLLKNIELFDKLSLWYSNRVLFLKDVISTSEICCWVFYGHGKKVSEVCCTSIVYATDKKHTKVECPEARIYEETLNILLYENRNAPDQELMQATSTRGAVSGMSSYTSDEEEDRPVRP